The following coding sequences lie in one Helicoverpa zea isolate HzStark_Cry1AcR chromosome 2, ilHelZeax1.1, whole genome shotgun sequence genomic window:
- the LOC124637774 gene encoding MRN complex-interacting protein, producing MPQVFQVLRCYKCLVFQVHQTKKSNKWECKLCGEKQSIKRHYGISTAKDCRLHVQKLNGMRGELDGLKNESNNSDSSETEENIQPVKAPVKNNYSPLKNSKWSNYAEKTENVVQNTDEKMSLGDAEVVLEIPQKRRKIFQNVTKKFPKTTPSDHVGIPENLNDQIALPETRPIASNCTVSFDQKTSDLSSHSKHQNEVEPFKTRNSNKKFVPPIVNKNSKWAQFTDTDQSQQSDIEPSQSIETSQNNVLFSLCDDTDLDNILDF from the exons ATGCCTCAAGTATTTCAAGTCTTACGATGTTATAAATGTTTGGTCTTCCAG GTCCACCAAAcaaagaaatcaaataaatggGAATGTAAGTTGTGTGGTGAAAAGCAATCGATCAAAAGACATTATGGAATAAGCACAGCCAAAGATTGTAGATTACACGTTCAAAAACTAAACGGCATGAGAGGTGAATTAGACGGCCTTAAAAACGAATCAAATAATAGTGACAGCAGTGAAACTGAAGAAAACATACAGCCGGTTAAAGCACCTGTAAAGAATAATTACTCTCCCTTAAAAAACAGTAAGTGGTCTAACTATGCGGAAAAAACTGAAAACGTTGTTCAGAATACTGATGAAAAGATGTCCTTAGGGGATGCAGAAGTAGTGTTGGAAATTCCACAAAAgcggagaaaaatatttcaaaacgtCACTAAAAAATTTCCTAAGACTACACCATCCGATCATGTGGGTATTCCGGAAAATTTAAATGATCAAATTGCATTACCTGAAACTAGACCAATTGCTAGCAATTGTACAGTCAGCTTTGATCAAAAAACCTCAGATCTAAGTTCTCATTCCAAACACCAAAATGAAGTAGAACCTTTTAAAACTAGGAATAGTAATAAGAAGTTTGTTCCAccaatagtaaataaaaattcaaaatgggCACAGTTTACTGATACAGATCAAAGTCAACAGTCAGATATAGAACCTTCACAAAGTATTGAAACATCTCAAAATAATGTGCTGTTTTCATTATGTGATGATACCGATcttgataatattttagatttttaa